One stretch of Arachis hypogaea cultivar Tifrunner chromosome 20, arahy.Tifrunner.gnm2.J5K5, whole genome shotgun sequence DNA includes these proteins:
- the LOC112784090 gene encoding probable pectinesterase/pectinesterase inhibitor 46, whose translation MKLKLIMSSFKSYGKVDEHDQMLHQTQIKTRKRIIIITLSSIILVAVVLAAVFGILNNSRDHNSQQDGGSVLATSVKAICDVTLYKESCYSSLSSVVNSSAGEVKPEELLRLSIKVALEEVSNVVSSYFSSDSGGHNGHFQGLNNDGRAKEALDNCKELLDLGVDHLNNSLSSVDSSSLFEIFDDLQTWLSAAGTYQQTCIEGFDEEKESLKLNATNYLKNSTEFTSNSLAIITWMKKAAAMTVSRRRRLLSSSFPEWVSSKDRKLLGSKEKSNIVVAKDGSGKYKTISEALKHVPEKSSKRTVIYVKRGVYYENVRVEKNKWNVMMIGDGMNATIVSASLNFVDGTPTFSSATFAVFGKNFIARDMGFRNTAGPQKHQAVALMTTGDEAVYYRCQFDAFQDTLYAHSNRQFYRECNIFGTVDFIFGNSAVVIQNCNIFPKLPIPGQQNTITAQGKTDPNMNTGISIQNCKISGFGNLSSIQTYLGRPWKDYSTTVFIRSRMEALINPNGWLPWVGNSAPDTIYYAEFQNYGPGASTANRVKWKGLRAISSKQATKFTVKTFLGGQRWIPASSAPFQSDL comes from the exons ATGAAATTAAAGTTAATCATGTCTTCATTCAAATCATACGGCAAAGTTGATGAACATGACCAAATGCTACACCAAACCCAAATAAAAACCCGAAAGAGAATCATAATCATAACCCTCTCCTCAATAATCCTCGTTGCTGTTGTCCTTGCTGCTGTTTTTGGAATTCTCAATAATTCTCGTGATCATAACTCTCAACAAGATG GTGGTTCAGTGCTCGCCACGTCGGTGAAGGCGATTTGCGACGTGACATTGTACAAGGAATCATGTTACAGTAGCCTGAGCTCTGTTGTGAACTCATCAGCAGGGGAGGTTAAGCCAGAGGAGCTATTAAGGTTGTCCATTAAGGTGGCCTTAGAAGAAGTGTCAAATGTTGTTAGTAGCTATTTCTCTTCTGATAGTGGGGGGCATAATGGACATTTCCAAGGCTTGAATAATGATGGTAGGGCAAAGGAGGCTTTAGACAATTGTAAAGAGCTTTTGGATCTTGGAGTTGATCATCTTAATAACTCTTTGTCTTCTGTGGATTCCTCTTCCCTTTTTGAAATCTTTGATGATCTTCAAACATGGTTAAGTGCTGCAG GTACATACCAACAAACTTGCATTGAAGGGTTTGATGAGGAAAAAGAATCACTAAAATTGAATGCAACAAACTACCTTAAAAACTCAACAGAGTTCACCAGTAACAGCCTGGCCATCATCACATGGATGAAGAAGGCGGCCGCAATGACCGTGAGCCGGCGGCGACGCCTGCTAAGTTCATCATTTCCAGAATGGGTTAGTTCCAAGGACAGGAAGTTACTTGGAAGCAAAGAAAAGAGTAATATTGTTGTGGCCAAAGATGGGAGTGGGAAATACAAGACAATATCCGAGGCATTGAAACATGTTCCAGAGAAGAGTAGTAAGAGGACAGTGATTTATGTGAAGAGAGGAGTTTACTATGAGAATGTTAGAGTTGAGAAGAACAAATGGAATGTGATGATGATTGGTGATGGCATGAATGCTACTATTGTTTCTGCTAGCCTTAACTTTGTTGATGGCACACCAACCTTTTCATCTGCTACTTTTG CTGTGTTTGGGAAGAATTTCATAGCAAGAGACATGGGATTTAGAAACACAGCTGGTCCACAGAAGCATCAAGCAGTGGCACTAATGACAACTGGGGAtgaagctgtttattacagatgCCAATTTGATGCATTTCAAGACACACTCTATGCTCATTCCAATCGCCAATTTTACAGAGAATGCAACATTTTTGGTACAGTTGATTTCATCTTTGGCAACTCTGCTGTTGTCATTCAAAATTGTAACATTTTCCCAAAGTTACCAATTCCTGGCCAGCAGAACACTATCACTGCACAAGGCAAAACTGATCCCAACATGAACAcag GTATCTCAATACAAAATTGCAAGATTTCAGGCTTTGGGAACTTGAGTTCTATCCAAACATATTTGGGAAGGCCATGGAAGGATTACTCAACAACAGTGTTCATTAGATCCAGAATGGAAGCTTTAATTAACCCAAATGGATGGTTACCTTGGGTAGGAAACTCAGCACCAGACACCATCTATTATGCTGAATTTCAGAACTATGGACCAGGGGCTTCTACAGCAAATAGAGTAAAGTGGAAGGGCTTGAGAGCTATTTCTTCTAAACAAGCTACCAAGTTTACAGTCAAGACTTTTCTTGGTGGCCAAAGATGGATTCCTGCATCTTCTGCTCCTTTTCAGTCTGATCTGTGA
- the LOC112784152 gene encoding protein VERNALIZATION 3 produces MPLVSKDPLVVGRVIGDVLDPFESSISIRVSYNNRDVCNGCEFKPSQVVHQPRVAIGGDDLRNLYTLVAVNPDAPSPSDPSLREYLHWLVTDIPATTGPNFGNEVVAYESPRPTSGIHRIVFVLFRQLGKEKVYAPGWRQNFNTREFAELYNRGSPVAALYYNIQRENGSGGRRLY; encoded by the exons ATGCCACTTGTTAGTAAGGACCCTCTTGTAGTTGGGCGTGTGATTGGGGATGTTTTAGACCCCTTTGAAAGTTCTATTTCAATTAGAGTTAGTTACAATAATAGAGATGTTTGCAATGGCTGTGAATTCAAGCCTTCTCAAGTTGTCCACCAACCAAGAGTAGCCATTGGTGGAGATGACCTCAGGAACCTCTACACTCTG GTTGCAGTGAACCCAGATGCCCCTAGCCCAAGCGACCCTAGTTTGAGGGAATATCTACATTG GCTGGTAACTGATATTCCCGCCACAACTGGACCTAATTTTG GTAATGAGGTGGTAGCATATGAAAGTCCACGACCAACATCTGGGATTCATCGAATCGTATTCGTGTTATTTCGTCAATTGGGTAAGGAGAAGGTTTATGCCCCTGGTTGGCGCCAAAACTTCAACACCAGAGAATTTGCCGAACTATACAATCGTGGTTCGCCTGTTGCTGCTCTCTATTATAACATCCAAAGGGAGAATGGCTCTGGTGGAAGGAGGTTATATTGA